In the genome of Terriglobales bacterium, the window ACGACCCCATGCGCACCCGGAGGATCTCGGCAGTCCTCGCATCGACCACATTGTGGTCGAGTTCGGGGTCGTCCCAGTCGACATAAACGCGGTAGCGCTTCTCTTCCAGTAGCACCTTGAGGCCGAGAATCAATTTCGCGTCCTCATTGGCGTGCGAAAGAAAAATGTCATAGGTCAGCGCCTTGGAGAACTGCGCAGCGCTTTCGCGAAGCAGCCGGTCAGCGGTCTTCGCTTCATAAGCATATCGCCTGTTATAGGCACTCAGTGCTTCGCTCTGACGTAGAAATGCCATGGTTCGTCTCCTCTACCACTTGTACGGATTGAGCATCTTCGCTGCGAGCTGCTTCTTCCGCTCTGCCTCTTTGTAGGCCTCTTCGACCCAGTCGCCGAATTTCGAGCCGTCCCAGAGATAGAGCTTCGCCCCCGCGCCTACGAGCGGCGTTGGTGCCGATCCCTGGTAGGTCGTTTGCTGGTACTTGTCTTTTATCTGGTGAATGTAGATGCCGAGCAGCCCATTGCCGCGCTCGATGCTCCTTTCGATCTCGTAGTTCACATACTCGCGACTATAGGTGTGCGGCCCGATTAGCACCGCCGTTACCGAGGTGCCGCTCAGGCCGGCCTCGATCAGCTTCTTGATCGCAGCGTCGCCCTTCTTCTTGGCCTCCTCCCACATGGAGGCGTCCTGAAAGCCGGCGGCGGAGCACCCCTCAACGACGTGGGAGTTCCGAACGACGTTCACCCGCCAAATGTCCTCGTAATGGAAACTAAAAAAGACTCTTCGTGCCACACGTTCTCCTTGGAGCGCCGGCGCGTTTCCCTTGCGCCAGCCTCGACTGTT includes:
- a CDS encoding TIR domain-containing protein, producing the protein MARRVFFSFHYEDIWRVNVVRNSHVVEGCSAAGFQDASMWEEAKKKGDAAIKKLIEAGLSGTSVTAVLIGPHTYSREYVNYEIERSIERGNGLLGIYIHQIKDKYQQTTYQGSAPTPLVGAGAKLYLWDGSKFGDWVEEAYKEAERKKQLAAKMLNPYKW